One window of the Sciurus carolinensis chromosome 8, mSciCar1.2, whole genome shotgun sequence genome contains the following:
- the Slc8b1 gene encoding mitochondrial sodium/calcium exchanger protein isoform X1, with product MAGAHGVLRRLSVLLMVETVSGAWGPSTGTHTSPPFPGSAVNQTPVADCHLVSGLNASERCDFVRTNPDCRSPGGYLDYLDGLFCHFPPGLLPLAVTLYASWLLYLFLILGVTASKFFCPNLWAISATLKLSHNVAGVTFLAFGNGAPDIFSALVAFSDPRTAGLAIGALFGAGVLVTTVVAGGIAVLHPFLAASRPFLRDIAFYMVAVFLTFTALYLGRVTLAWALGYLGLYLFYVVTVVLCTWIYRWQRRKSLVCSLPGTPELLSDSEEDPVSSGTNSCDFGDEFRPLLDQEESTARALARALNPLDCRTWRSKPASWRALKLFKLPVEFLLLLTVPVVDPDKDDRNWKRPLNCLQLAVSPLVLTLTLQSGASPLCSYAPWTCGRRARLQAGPEGLEARVPLGPALPPCGEGRAVCRILACSSRGKGAPFSALTRGLRNVRRLMGGQRWRLPDRRPRAGLGRGGDRRHSHGFRHLLRHHQRAAPQAPLACALIARCPWAAGVPASSPSILRTCQSVSVHRCRAHGSLPLPACRESEAVSLGWELPCGRSLAFPPALCFPGLPDQRPVDQRGCHGGGEHPEVPGCGLPAEQHGPGAHAAGLGEQHRRRLRRLHAGPPGLPADGLLGLFRGHHLQHAGGRGAGLPAADRPEPRPGGGAGAGRTAGVGAGQRPGPQPGPLPGLGPPAVFPARQSLRLGPAALLPELPGGGLAH from the exons TGTCATCTCGTGAGTGGCCTGAACGCCTCCGAGCGCTGTGACTTCGTCAGGACCAACCCCGACTGCCGCAGCCCCGGGGGCTACCTGGACTACCTGGACGGCCTCTTCTGCCACTTCCCCCCTGGCCTGCTGCCTCTGGCCGTCACCCTCTAC GCGTCCTGGCTGCTCTACCTGTTTCTGATTCTGGGAGTCACTGCGTCCAAGTT CTTCTGCCCCAACCTGTGGGCCATCTCCGCCACCCTCAAGCTGTCCCACAACGTGGCA GGCGTCACCTTCCTGGCCTTCGGGAACGGCGCCCCGGACATCTTCAGCGCCCTGGTGGCTTTCTCGGACCCTCGCACGGCCGGCCTGGCCATCGGGGCTCTGTTTG GCGCGGGCGTGCTGGTCACCACGGTGGTGGCCGGGGGCATCGCCGTCCTGCACCCCTTCCTGGCTGCCTCCAGGCCCTTCCTCAGGGACATCGCCTTCTACATGGTGGCCGTGTTCCTGACCTTCACTGCGCTCTACCTGGGCAGGGTCACGCTGGCGTGGGCCCTGG GCTACCTGGGCTTGTACCTCTTCTACGTGGTCACCGTCGTCCTCTGCACCTGGATCTACCGGTGGCAGCGGAGAAAATCCCTGGTCTGCTCCCTGCCAGGGACACCAG AGCTGCTGTCTGACTCGGAGGAGGACCCCGTGTCCTCCGGCACCAACAGCTGTGACTTCG GCGACGAGTTCCGGCCGCTGCTGGACCAGGAGGAGAGCACAGCTCGCGCCCTGGCCCGCGCCCTGAACCCCCTGGACTGCAGGACCTGGAGAAGCAAGCCCGCGTCCTGGAGGGCCCTCAAGCTGTTCAAG CTGCCCGTGGAGTTCCTGCTGCTCCTCACTGTGCCCGTCGTGGACCCGGACAAGGATGACCGGAACTGGAAGCGGCCCCTGAACTGCCTGCAGCTGGCCGTCAGCCCCCTGGTCCTGACCCTGACCCTGCAGTCCGGGGCCT CCCCTCTCTGTTCCTACGCCCCCTGGACGTGCGGGCGGAGAGCTAGACTCCAGGCAGGACCAGAAGGTCTGGAAGCGCGTGTTCCTTTGGGACCAGCGCTGCCTCCCTGCGGTGAAGGACGGGCAGTGTGCAGGATTCTGGCGTGTTCTTCCCGCGGGAAGGGAGCCCCCTTTAGTGCTCTAACACGCGGGCTCCGGAACGTCCGCCGGCTGATGGGAGGGCAGAG ATGGCGCCTACCAGATAGGCGGCCTCGTGCCGGTCTGGGCCGTGGTGGTGATCGCCGGCACAGCCACGGCTTCCGTCACCTTCTTCGCCACCACCAACGGGCGGCCCCCCAGGCTCCACTGG CGTGTGCTCTGATCGCGCGCTGTCCCTGGGCAGCCGGGGTGCCTGCTTCGTCCCCCTCCATCCTGCGAACATGCCAGTCTGTGTCCGTCCACCGCTGCCGCGCGCATGGGTCTCTTCCGCTTCCTGCCTGTCGTGAGAGCGAGGCCGTCAGCCTCGGGTGGGAGCTTCCGTGCGGACGCTCGCTTGCCTTTCCTCCGG CTCTTTGCTTTCCTGGGCTTCCTGACCAGCGCCCTGTGGATCAACGTGGCTGCCACGGAGGTGGTGAACATCCTGAGGTCCCTGGGTGTGGTCTTCCGGCTGAGCAACACGGTCCTGGGGCTCACGCTGCTGGCCTGGGGGAACAGCATCGGAG ACGCCTTCGCAGACTTCACGCTGGCCCGCCAGGGTTACCCGCGGATGGCCTTCTCGGCCTGTTTCGGGGGCATCATCTTCA ACATGCTGGTGGGCGTGGGGCTGGGCTGCCTGCTGCAGATCGCCCGGAGCCACGCCCCGGAGGTGGAG CTGGAGCCGGGCGGACTGCTGGTGTGGGTGCTGGCCAGCGCCCTGGGCCTCAGCCTGGTCCTCTCCCTGGTCTCGGTCCCCCTGCAGTGTTTCCAGCTCGGCAGAGTCTACGGCTTGGGCCTGCTGCTCTTCTACCTGAGCTTCCTGGTGGTGGCCTTGCTCACTGA
- the Slc8b1 gene encoding mitochondrial sodium/calcium exchanger protein isoform X3 yields MAGAHGVLRRLSVLLMVETVSGAWGPSTGTHTSPPFPGSAVNQTPVADCHLVSGLNASERCDFVRTNPDCRSPGGYLDYLDGLFCHFPPGLLPLAVTLYASWLLYLFLILGVTASKFFCPNLWAISATLKLSHNVAGVTFLAFGNGAPDIFSALVAFSDPRTAGLAIGALFGAGVLVTTVVAGGIAVLHPFLAASRPFLRDIAFYMVAVFLTFTALYLGRVTLAWALGYLGLYLFYVVTVVLCTWIYRWQRRKSLVCSLPGTPELLSDSEEDPVSSGTNSCDFGDEFRPLLDQEESTARALARALNPLDCRTWRSKPASWRALKLFKLPVEFLLLLTVPVVDPDKDDRNWKRPLNCLQLAVSPLVLTLTLQSGASPLCSYAPWTCGRRARLQAGPEGLEARVPLGPALPPCGEGRAVCRILACSSRGKGAPFSALTRGLRNVRRLMGGQRWRLPDRRPRAGLGRGGDRRHSHGFRHLLRHHQRAAPQAPLACALIARCPWAAGVPASSPSILRTCQSVSVHRCRAHGSLPLPACRESEAVSLGWELPCGRSLAFPPALCFPGLPDQRPVDQRGCHGGGEHPEVPGCGLPAEQHGPGAHAAGLGEQHRSWSRADCWCGCWPAPWASAWSSPWSRSPCSVSSSAESTAWACCSST; encoded by the exons TGTCATCTCGTGAGTGGCCTGAACGCCTCCGAGCGCTGTGACTTCGTCAGGACCAACCCCGACTGCCGCAGCCCCGGGGGCTACCTGGACTACCTGGACGGCCTCTTCTGCCACTTCCCCCCTGGCCTGCTGCCTCTGGCCGTCACCCTCTAC GCGTCCTGGCTGCTCTACCTGTTTCTGATTCTGGGAGTCACTGCGTCCAAGTT CTTCTGCCCCAACCTGTGGGCCATCTCCGCCACCCTCAAGCTGTCCCACAACGTGGCA GGCGTCACCTTCCTGGCCTTCGGGAACGGCGCCCCGGACATCTTCAGCGCCCTGGTGGCTTTCTCGGACCCTCGCACGGCCGGCCTGGCCATCGGGGCTCTGTTTG GCGCGGGCGTGCTGGTCACCACGGTGGTGGCCGGGGGCATCGCCGTCCTGCACCCCTTCCTGGCTGCCTCCAGGCCCTTCCTCAGGGACATCGCCTTCTACATGGTGGCCGTGTTCCTGACCTTCACTGCGCTCTACCTGGGCAGGGTCACGCTGGCGTGGGCCCTGG GCTACCTGGGCTTGTACCTCTTCTACGTGGTCACCGTCGTCCTCTGCACCTGGATCTACCGGTGGCAGCGGAGAAAATCCCTGGTCTGCTCCCTGCCAGGGACACCAG AGCTGCTGTCTGACTCGGAGGAGGACCCCGTGTCCTCCGGCACCAACAGCTGTGACTTCG GCGACGAGTTCCGGCCGCTGCTGGACCAGGAGGAGAGCACAGCTCGCGCCCTGGCCCGCGCCCTGAACCCCCTGGACTGCAGGACCTGGAGAAGCAAGCCCGCGTCCTGGAGGGCCCTCAAGCTGTTCAAG CTGCCCGTGGAGTTCCTGCTGCTCCTCACTGTGCCCGTCGTGGACCCGGACAAGGATGACCGGAACTGGAAGCGGCCCCTGAACTGCCTGCAGCTGGCCGTCAGCCCCCTGGTCCTGACCCTGACCCTGCAGTCCGGGGCCT CCCCTCTCTGTTCCTACGCCCCCTGGACGTGCGGGCGGAGAGCTAGACTCCAGGCAGGACCAGAAGGTCTGGAAGCGCGTGTTCCTTTGGGACCAGCGCTGCCTCCCTGCGGTGAAGGACGGGCAGTGTGCAGGATTCTGGCGTGTTCTTCCCGCGGGAAGGGAGCCCCCTTTAGTGCTCTAACACGCGGGCTCCGGAACGTCCGCCGGCTGATGGGAGGGCAGAG ATGGCGCCTACCAGATAGGCGGCCTCGTGCCGGTCTGGGCCGTGGTGGTGATCGCCGGCACAGCCACGGCTTCCGTCACCTTCTTCGCCACCACCAACGGGCGGCCCCCCAGGCTCCACTGG CGTGTGCTCTGATCGCGCGCTGTCCCTGGGCAGCCGGGGTGCCTGCTTCGTCCCCCTCCATCCTGCGAACATGCCAGTCTGTGTCCGTCCACCGCTGCCGCGCGCATGGGTCTCTTCCGCTTCCTGCCTGTCGTGAGAGCGAGGCCGTCAGCCTCGGGTGGGAGCTTCCGTGCGGACGCTCGCTTGCCTTTCCTCCGG CTCTTTGCTTTCCTGGGCTTCCTGACCAGCGCCCTGTGGATCAACGTGGCTGCCACGGAGGTGGTGAACATCCTGAGGTCCCTGGGTGTGGTCTTCCGGCTGAGCAACACGGTCCTGGGGCTCACGCTGCTGGCCTGGGGGAACAGCATCGGAG CTGGAGCCGGGCGGACTGCTGGTGTGGGTGCTGGCCAGCGCCCTGGGCCTCAGCCTGGTCCTCTCCCTGGTCTCGGTCCCCCTGCAGTGTTTCCAGCTCGGCAGAGTCTACGGCTTGGGCCTGCTGCTCTTCTACCTGA
- the Slc8b1 gene encoding mitochondrial sodium/calcium exchanger protein isoform X2 has protein sequence MAGAHGVLRRLSVLLMVETVSGAWGPSTGTHTSPPFPGSAVNQTPVADCHLVSGLNASERCDFVRTNPDCRSPGGYLDYLDGLFCHFPPGLLPLAVTLYASWLLYLFLILGVTASKFFCPNLWAISATLKLSHNVAGVTFLAFGNGAPDIFSALVAFSDPRTAGLAIGALFGAGVLVTTVVAGGIAVLHPFLAASRPFLRDIAFYMVAVFLTFTALYLGRVTLAWALGYLGLYLFYVVTVVLCTWIYRWQRRKSLVCSLPGTPELLSDSEEDPVSSGTNSCDFGDEFRPLLDQEESTARALARALNPLDCRTWRSKPASWRALKLFKLPVEFLLLLTVPVVDPDKDDRNWKRPLNCLQLAVSPLVLTLTLQSGASPLCSYAPWTCGRRARLQAGPEGLEARVPLGPALPPCGEGRAVCRILACSSRGKGAPFSALTRGLRNVRRLMGGQRWRLPDRRPRAGLGRGGDRRHSHGFRHLLRHHQRAAPQAPLAGVPASSPSILRTCQSVSVHRCRAHGSLPLPACRESEAVSLGWELPCGRSLAFPPALCFPGLPDQRPVDQRGCHGGGEHPEVPGCGLPAEQHGPGAHAAGLGEQHRRRLRRLHAGPPGLPADGLLGLFRGHHLQHAGGRGAGLPAADRPEPRPGGGAGAGRTAGVGAGQRPGPQPGPLPGLGPPAVFPARQSLRLGPAALLPELPGGGLAH, from the exons TGTCATCTCGTGAGTGGCCTGAACGCCTCCGAGCGCTGTGACTTCGTCAGGACCAACCCCGACTGCCGCAGCCCCGGGGGCTACCTGGACTACCTGGACGGCCTCTTCTGCCACTTCCCCCCTGGCCTGCTGCCTCTGGCCGTCACCCTCTAC GCGTCCTGGCTGCTCTACCTGTTTCTGATTCTGGGAGTCACTGCGTCCAAGTT CTTCTGCCCCAACCTGTGGGCCATCTCCGCCACCCTCAAGCTGTCCCACAACGTGGCA GGCGTCACCTTCCTGGCCTTCGGGAACGGCGCCCCGGACATCTTCAGCGCCCTGGTGGCTTTCTCGGACCCTCGCACGGCCGGCCTGGCCATCGGGGCTCTGTTTG GCGCGGGCGTGCTGGTCACCACGGTGGTGGCCGGGGGCATCGCCGTCCTGCACCCCTTCCTGGCTGCCTCCAGGCCCTTCCTCAGGGACATCGCCTTCTACATGGTGGCCGTGTTCCTGACCTTCACTGCGCTCTACCTGGGCAGGGTCACGCTGGCGTGGGCCCTGG GCTACCTGGGCTTGTACCTCTTCTACGTGGTCACCGTCGTCCTCTGCACCTGGATCTACCGGTGGCAGCGGAGAAAATCCCTGGTCTGCTCCCTGCCAGGGACACCAG AGCTGCTGTCTGACTCGGAGGAGGACCCCGTGTCCTCCGGCACCAACAGCTGTGACTTCG GCGACGAGTTCCGGCCGCTGCTGGACCAGGAGGAGAGCACAGCTCGCGCCCTGGCCCGCGCCCTGAACCCCCTGGACTGCAGGACCTGGAGAAGCAAGCCCGCGTCCTGGAGGGCCCTCAAGCTGTTCAAG CTGCCCGTGGAGTTCCTGCTGCTCCTCACTGTGCCCGTCGTGGACCCGGACAAGGATGACCGGAACTGGAAGCGGCCCCTGAACTGCCTGCAGCTGGCCGTCAGCCCCCTGGTCCTGACCCTGACCCTGCAGTCCGGGGCCT CCCCTCTCTGTTCCTACGCCCCCTGGACGTGCGGGCGGAGAGCTAGACTCCAGGCAGGACCAGAAGGTCTGGAAGCGCGTGTTCCTTTGGGACCAGCGCTGCCTCCCTGCGGTGAAGGACGGGCAGTGTGCAGGATTCTGGCGTGTTCTTCCCGCGGGAAGGGAGCCCCCTTTAGTGCTCTAACACGCGGGCTCCGGAACGTCCGCCGGCTGATGGGAGGGCAGAG ATGGCGCCTACCAGATAGGCGGCCTCGTGCCGGTCTGGGCCGTGGTGGTGATCGCCGGCACAGCCACGGCTTCCGTCACCTTCTTCGCCACCACCAACGGGCGGCCCCCCAGGCTCCACTGG CCGGGGTGCCTGCTTCGTCCCCCTCCATCCTGCGAACATGCCAGTCTGTGTCCGTCCACCGCTGCCGCGCGCATGGGTCTCTTCCGCTTCCTGCCTGTCGTGAGAGCGAGGCCGTCAGCCTCGGGTGGGAGCTTCCGTGCGGACGCTCGCTTGCCTTTCCTCCGG CTCTTTGCTTTCCTGGGCTTCCTGACCAGCGCCCTGTGGATCAACGTGGCTGCCACGGAGGTGGTGAACATCCTGAGGTCCCTGGGTGTGGTCTTCCGGCTGAGCAACACGGTCCTGGGGCTCACGCTGCTGGCCTGGGGGAACAGCATCGGAG ACGCCTTCGCAGACTTCACGCTGGCCCGCCAGGGTTACCCGCGGATGGCCTTCTCGGCCTGTTTCGGGGGCATCATCTTCA ACATGCTGGTGGGCGTGGGGCTGGGCTGCCTGCTGCAGATCGCCCGGAGCCACGCCCCGGAGGTGGAG CTGGAGCCGGGCGGACTGCTGGTGTGGGTGCTGGCCAGCGCCCTGGGCCTCAGCCTGGTCCTCTCCCTGGTCTCGGTCCCCCTGCAGTGTTTCCAGCTCGGCAGAGTCTACGGCTTGGGCCTGCTGCTCTTCTACCTGAGCTTCCTGGTGGTGGCCTTGCTCACTGA
- the Slc8b1 gene encoding mitochondrial sodium/calcium exchanger protein isoform X4 has product MAGAHGVLRRLSVLLMVETVSGAWGPSTGTHTSPPFPGSAVNQTPVADCHLVSGLNASERCDFVRTNPDCRSPGGYLDYLDGLFCHFPPGLLPLAVTLYASWLLYLFLILGVTASKFFCPNLWAISATLKLSHNVAGVTFLAFGNGAPDIFSALVAFSDPRTAGLAIGALFGAGVLVTTVVAGGIAVLHPFLAASRPFLRDIAFYMVAVFLTFTALYLGRVTLAWALGYLGLYLFYVVTVVLCTWIYRWQRRKSLVCSLPGTPELLSDSEEDPVSSGTNSCDFGDEFRPLLDQEESTARALARALNPLDCRTWRSKPASWRALKLFKLPVEFLLLLTVPVVDPDKDDRNWKRPLNCLQLAVSPLVLTLTLQSGASPLCSYAPWTCGRRARLQAGPEGLEARVPLGPALPPCGEGRAVCRILACSSRGKGAPFSALTRGLRNVRRLMGGQRWRLPDRRPRAGLGRGGDRRHSHGFRHLLRHHQRAAPQAPLALCFPGLPDQRPVDQRGCHGGGEHPEVPGCGLPAEQHGPGAHAAGLGEQHRRRLRRLHAGPPGLPADGLLGLFRGHHLQHAGGRGAGLPAADRPEPRPGGGAGAGRTAGVGAGQRPGPQPGPLPGLGPPAVFPARQSLRLGPAALLPELPGGGLAH; this is encoded by the exons TGTCATCTCGTGAGTGGCCTGAACGCCTCCGAGCGCTGTGACTTCGTCAGGACCAACCCCGACTGCCGCAGCCCCGGGGGCTACCTGGACTACCTGGACGGCCTCTTCTGCCACTTCCCCCCTGGCCTGCTGCCTCTGGCCGTCACCCTCTAC GCGTCCTGGCTGCTCTACCTGTTTCTGATTCTGGGAGTCACTGCGTCCAAGTT CTTCTGCCCCAACCTGTGGGCCATCTCCGCCACCCTCAAGCTGTCCCACAACGTGGCA GGCGTCACCTTCCTGGCCTTCGGGAACGGCGCCCCGGACATCTTCAGCGCCCTGGTGGCTTTCTCGGACCCTCGCACGGCCGGCCTGGCCATCGGGGCTCTGTTTG GCGCGGGCGTGCTGGTCACCACGGTGGTGGCCGGGGGCATCGCCGTCCTGCACCCCTTCCTGGCTGCCTCCAGGCCCTTCCTCAGGGACATCGCCTTCTACATGGTGGCCGTGTTCCTGACCTTCACTGCGCTCTACCTGGGCAGGGTCACGCTGGCGTGGGCCCTGG GCTACCTGGGCTTGTACCTCTTCTACGTGGTCACCGTCGTCCTCTGCACCTGGATCTACCGGTGGCAGCGGAGAAAATCCCTGGTCTGCTCCCTGCCAGGGACACCAG AGCTGCTGTCTGACTCGGAGGAGGACCCCGTGTCCTCCGGCACCAACAGCTGTGACTTCG GCGACGAGTTCCGGCCGCTGCTGGACCAGGAGGAGAGCACAGCTCGCGCCCTGGCCCGCGCCCTGAACCCCCTGGACTGCAGGACCTGGAGAAGCAAGCCCGCGTCCTGGAGGGCCCTCAAGCTGTTCAAG CTGCCCGTGGAGTTCCTGCTGCTCCTCACTGTGCCCGTCGTGGACCCGGACAAGGATGACCGGAACTGGAAGCGGCCCCTGAACTGCCTGCAGCTGGCCGTCAGCCCCCTGGTCCTGACCCTGACCCTGCAGTCCGGGGCCT CCCCTCTCTGTTCCTACGCCCCCTGGACGTGCGGGCGGAGAGCTAGACTCCAGGCAGGACCAGAAGGTCTGGAAGCGCGTGTTCCTTTGGGACCAGCGCTGCCTCCCTGCGGTGAAGGACGGGCAGTGTGCAGGATTCTGGCGTGTTCTTCCCGCGGGAAGGGAGCCCCCTTTAGTGCTCTAACACGCGGGCTCCGGAACGTCCGCCGGCTGATGGGAGGGCAGAG ATGGCGCCTACCAGATAGGCGGCCTCGTGCCGGTCTGGGCCGTGGTGGTGATCGCCGGCACAGCCACGGCTTCCGTCACCTTCTTCGCCACCACCAACGGGCGGCCCCCCAGGCTCCACTGG CTCTTTGCTTTCCTGGGCTTCCTGACCAGCGCCCTGTGGATCAACGTGGCTGCCACGGAGGTGGTGAACATCCTGAGGTCCCTGGGTGTGGTCTTCCGGCTGAGCAACACGGTCCTGGGGCTCACGCTGCTGGCCTGGGGGAACAGCATCGGAG ACGCCTTCGCAGACTTCACGCTGGCCCGCCAGGGTTACCCGCGGATGGCCTTCTCGGCCTGTTTCGGGGGCATCATCTTCA ACATGCTGGTGGGCGTGGGGCTGGGCTGCCTGCTGCAGATCGCCCGGAGCCACGCCCCGGAGGTGGAG CTGGAGCCGGGCGGACTGCTGGTGTGGGTGCTGGCCAGCGCCCTGGGCCTCAGCCTGGTCCTCTCCCTGGTCTCGGTCCCCCTGCAGTGTTTCCAGCTCGGCAGAGTCTACGGCTTGGGCCTGCTGCTCTTCTACCTGAGCTTCCTGGTGGTGGCCTTGCTCACTGA
- the Slc8b1 gene encoding mitochondrial sodium/calcium exchanger protein isoform X5 — MAGAHGVLRRLSVLLMVETVSGAWGPSTGTHTSPPFPGSAVNQTPVADCHLVSGLNASERCDFVRTNPDCRSPGGYLDYLDGLFCHFPPGLLPLAVTLYASWLLYLFLILGVTASKFFCPNLWAISATLKLSHNVAGVTFLAFGNGAPDIFSALVAFSDPRTAGLAIGALFGAGVLVTTVVAGGIAVLHPFLAASRPFLRDIAFYMVAVFLTFTALYLGRVTLAWALGYLGLYLFYVVTVVLCTWIYRWQRRKSLVCSLPGTPELLSDSEEDPVSSGTNSCDFGDEFRPLLDQEESTARALARALNPLDCRTWRSKPASWRALKLFKLPVEFLLLLTVPVVDPDKDDRNWKRPLNCLQLAVSPLVLTLTLQSGAYGAYQIGGLVPVWAVVVIAGTATASVTFFATTNGRPPRLHWPGCLLRPPPSCEHASLCPSTAAARMGLFRFLPVVRARPSASGGSFRADARLPFLRLFAFLGFLTSALWINVAATEVVNILRSLGVVFRLSNTVLGLTLLAWGNSIGDAFADFTLARQGYPRMAFSACFGGIIFNMLVGVGLGCLLQIARSHAPEVELEPGGLLVWVLASALGLSLVLSLVSVPLQCFQLGRVYGLGLLLFYLSFLVVALLTEFGVIHLSST, encoded by the exons TGTCATCTCGTGAGTGGCCTGAACGCCTCCGAGCGCTGTGACTTCGTCAGGACCAACCCCGACTGCCGCAGCCCCGGGGGCTACCTGGACTACCTGGACGGCCTCTTCTGCCACTTCCCCCCTGGCCTGCTGCCTCTGGCCGTCACCCTCTAC GCGTCCTGGCTGCTCTACCTGTTTCTGATTCTGGGAGTCACTGCGTCCAAGTT CTTCTGCCCCAACCTGTGGGCCATCTCCGCCACCCTCAAGCTGTCCCACAACGTGGCA GGCGTCACCTTCCTGGCCTTCGGGAACGGCGCCCCGGACATCTTCAGCGCCCTGGTGGCTTTCTCGGACCCTCGCACGGCCGGCCTGGCCATCGGGGCTCTGTTTG GCGCGGGCGTGCTGGTCACCACGGTGGTGGCCGGGGGCATCGCCGTCCTGCACCCCTTCCTGGCTGCCTCCAGGCCCTTCCTCAGGGACATCGCCTTCTACATGGTGGCCGTGTTCCTGACCTTCACTGCGCTCTACCTGGGCAGGGTCACGCTGGCGTGGGCCCTGG GCTACCTGGGCTTGTACCTCTTCTACGTGGTCACCGTCGTCCTCTGCACCTGGATCTACCGGTGGCAGCGGAGAAAATCCCTGGTCTGCTCCCTGCCAGGGACACCAG AGCTGCTGTCTGACTCGGAGGAGGACCCCGTGTCCTCCGGCACCAACAGCTGTGACTTCG GCGACGAGTTCCGGCCGCTGCTGGACCAGGAGGAGAGCACAGCTCGCGCCCTGGCCCGCGCCCTGAACCCCCTGGACTGCAGGACCTGGAGAAGCAAGCCCGCGTCCTGGAGGGCCCTCAAGCTGTTCAAG CTGCCCGTGGAGTTCCTGCTGCTCCTCACTGTGCCCGTCGTGGACCCGGACAAGGATGACCGGAACTGGAAGCGGCCCCTGAACTGCCTGCAGCTGGCCGTCAGCCCCCTGGTCCTGACCCTGACCCTGCAGTCCGGGGCCT ATGGCGCCTACCAGATAGGCGGCCTCGTGCCGGTCTGGGCCGTGGTGGTGATCGCCGGCACAGCCACGGCTTCCGTCACCTTCTTCGCCACCACCAACGGGCGGCCCCCCAGGCTCCACTGG CCGGGGTGCCTGCTTCGTCCCCCTCCATCCTGCGAACATGCCAGTCTGTGTCCGTCCACCGCTGCCGCGCGCATGGGTCTCTTCCGCTTCCTGCCTGTCGTGAGAGCGAGGCCGTCAGCCTCGGGTGGGAGCTTCCGTGCGGACGCTCGCTTGCCTTTCCTCCGG CTCTTTGCTTTCCTGGGCTTCCTGACCAGCGCCCTGTGGATCAACGTGGCTGCCACGGAGGTGGTGAACATCCTGAGGTCCCTGGGTGTGGTCTTCCGGCTGAGCAACACGGTCCTGGGGCTCACGCTGCTGGCCTGGGGGAACAGCATCGGAG ACGCCTTCGCAGACTTCACGCTGGCCCGCCAGGGTTACCCGCGGATGGCCTTCTCGGCCTGTTTCGGGGGCATCATCTTCA ACATGCTGGTGGGCGTGGGGCTGGGCTGCCTGCTGCAGATCGCCCGGAGCCACGCCCCGGAGGTGGAG CTGGAGCCGGGCGGACTGCTGGTGTGGGTGCTGGCCAGCGCCCTGGGCCTCAGCCTGGTCCTCTCCCTGGTCTCGGTCCCCCTGCAGTGTTTCCAGCTCGGCAGAGTCTACGGCTTGGGCCTGCTGCTCTTCTACCTGAGCTTCCTGGTGGTGGCCTTGCTCACTGAGTTTGGAGTGATTCACTTGAGCAGTACATGA